Proteins co-encoded in one Phalacrocorax carbo chromosome 5, bPhaCar2.1, whole genome shotgun sequence genomic window:
- the LOC104047521 gene encoding MOB-like protein phocein isoform X1 gives MVMAEGTAVLRRNRPGTKAQDFYNWPDESFEEMDSTLAVQQYIQQNIRADCSNIDKILEPPEGQDEGVWKYEHLRQFCLELNGLAVKLQSECHPDTCTQMTATEQWIFLCAAHKTPKECPAIDYTRHTLDGAACLLNSNKYFPSRVSIKESSVAKLGSVCRRIYRIFSHAYFHHRQIFDEYENETFLCHRFTKFVMKYNLMSKDNLIVPILEEEVQNSVSGESEA, from the exons gatttTTACAATTGGCCTGATGAATCCTTTGAAGAAATGGATAGTACGTTAGCTGTTCAGCAG TATATTCAGCAGAACATAAGGGCAGACTGTTCCAACATTGATAAGATCCTTGAACCTCCTGAAGGCCAGGATGAAGGTGTATGGAAGTATGAACATTTAAG ACAATTCTGCCTTGAGCTCAATGGACTGGCTGTCAAGCTTCAG AGTGAATGTCACCCAGACACGTGTACTCAGATGACAGCAACTGaacaatggatttttctttgtgCAGCTCATAAAACTCCCAAAGAG TGTCCTGCTATAGACTACACCAGGCACACACTTGATGGAGCTGCATGTCTTCTGAATAGCAATAAATATTTCCCTAGCAG GGTTAGCATAAAGGAATCCTCTGTAGCCAAATTAGGATCAGTGTGCCGAAGGATTTACAGAATATTCTCACATGCTTATTTTCATCACCGGCAGATATTTGATGAATATGAA AACGAAACTTTCTTGTGTCACCGGTTCACTAAATTTGTGATGAAGTATAATCTGATGTCCAAGGATAACCTGATTGTACCAATTTTGGAAGAAGAAGTGCAGAATTCAGTGTCAGGGGAGAGCGAGGCATGA